The following proteins come from a genomic window of Fulvitalea axinellae:
- a CDS encoding M3 family metallopeptidase, protein MLAFASCDQQKEAPVSENVLLEEWTGPYGGVPAFDKMQVTDIKDAMLKGMELNLKDIDAIANQSEAPTFANTIEEMERAGKELDRVYTYYGILSANMSTPEFRKIQSELAPKLSEFRSKITQNEKLFKRIKAVYEASKQKPLVADQQRVLDLTYKSFEMNGAELAPEKKARYAAINKELSSHYTKFSNNVLHDEEGYVTYLDKSQLGGLSEGFVKAAAKIATEKGQEGKYAITNSRSSMDPFLTFSTERELRKQVWTNYYSRGDNGDEYDNNKLIAEILKLRRERVQLLGYKNYAEWRLQDRMAKNPENAMKLMEAVWPAAIVRVDEEVRDMQAVADAAGDKITIEPWDYRFYAEKVRKAKYDLNSDEVKQYLQLDKLTDAMHYVAGRLFNYKFTPVAEGKVAVYHPDVKVWEVTDQATGKNVGLWYLDPYARQGKRSGAWANTFRSHTTLDGKKNVLATNNSNFVKPAPGEATLVSWDDATTFFHEFGHALHFFSSNVKYPTLNGGVRDYTEFQSQLLERWLSTDEVINKYLVHYKTGEPIPAELVKKIKNASTFNQGFGTTEYLASALIDMKIHLADPTNLDVDKFERETLAELKMPKELPMRHRTPHFGHVFSGEGYATAYYGYIWADVLTADASEAFAEAEGGFYDKELADKLVKYLFAPRNSMDPAEAYRLFRGRDAKIEALMRDRGFPVAVQ, encoded by the coding sequence ATGCTGGCATTCGCTTCTTGCGATCAGCAAAAGGAAGCCCCTGTTTCCGAAAATGTATTGTTGGAAGAATGGACCGGGCCGTACGGCGGTGTTCCGGCATTCGACAAAATGCAGGTGACGGATATCAAAGACGCCATGCTCAAGGGTATGGAATTGAACCTGAAAGATATCGACGCTATCGCGAACCAAAGCGAGGCGCCTACTTTTGCCAACACCATCGAAGAGATGGAGCGGGCGGGCAAAGAGCTTGATCGGGTGTACACTTATTACGGTATTCTGAGTGCTAATATGTCTACGCCGGAGTTTCGTAAGATTCAGTCGGAGCTTGCTCCTAAGCTTTCGGAATTCCGTTCGAAAATCACGCAGAACGAAAAACTGTTCAAGCGTATCAAAGCGGTGTATGAAGCATCTAAGCAAAAGCCTTTGGTCGCCGACCAGCAACGTGTTTTGGATCTGACTTACAAGTCGTTCGAAATGAACGGAGCCGAGCTGGCGCCGGAGAAAAAAGCCCGTTACGCAGCCATCAACAAGGAACTTTCGAGCCATTACACCAAGTTTTCGAACAACGTGTTGCACGACGAGGAAGGCTACGTGACTTACCTCGACAAGTCGCAGTTGGGCGGATTGTCGGAAGGTTTTGTGAAAGCCGCAGCCAAAATTGCGACAGAAAAAGGACAAGAGGGAAAATATGCCATTACGAACAGCCGTTCGTCGATGGACCCGTTCTTGACTTTCTCAACCGAAAGGGAATTGCGTAAGCAAGTCTGGACAAACTACTACTCAAGAGGCGACAACGGCGACGAATACGATAACAATAAATTGATCGCCGAAATCCTGAAACTGCGTCGTGAGCGCGTGCAGCTTTTGGGGTATAAAAACTACGCCGAGTGGCGCCTTCAGGACCGTATGGCCAAGAACCCGGAGAACGCGATGAAACTGATGGAAGCCGTTTGGCCGGCCGCCATAGTGCGTGTAGACGAGGAAGTGAGGGACATGCAGGCCGTAGCCGATGCCGCGGGCGACAAAATCACCATTGAGCCTTGGGATTACCGTTTTTACGCCGAAAAAGTGCGTAAGGCAAAATACGATTTGAACTCTGACGAGGTAAAACAATACCTTCAGCTCGACAAACTGACCGATGCTATGCATTACGTGGCCGGCCGTTTGTTCAACTACAAATTTACGCCGGTAGCCGAGGGCAAAGTGGCCGTGTACCATCCTGACGTAAAAGTATGGGAAGTGACCGACCAGGCCACTGGCAAAAACGTAGGCCTTTGGTACTTGGATCCTTACGCTCGCCAAGGCAAACGCTCGGGCGCTTGGGCGAACACATTCCGTAGCCACACTACGCTCGACGGCAAGAAAAACGTATTGGCGACCAACAACTCGAACTTCGTGAAGCCCGCTCCGGGCGAAGCCACTCTCGTTTCTTGGGATGACGCCACTACATTCTTCCACGAATTCGGCCACGCGTTGCACTTCTTCTCGTCAAACGTAAAGTATCCGACCCTGAACGGCGGCGTACGCGATTACACCGAATTCCAGTCGCAACTGTTGGAGCGTTGGCTTTCTACCGACGAGGTGATCAACAAATACCTCGTTCACTACAAAACCGGCGAGCCGATTCCTGCCGAATTGGTGAAGAAAATCAAAAACGCTTCTACCTTCAACCAAGGATTCGGAACAACTGAATACTTGGCCTCGGCGCTTATCGATATGAAGATTCACCTTGCTGACCCGACGAACCTGGATGTGGACAAATTCGAGCGTGAGACTTTGGCCGAATTGAAAATGCCGAAAGAATTGCCGATGCGTCACCGCACACCGCATTTCGGTCACGTATTCTCGGGCGAAGGCTATGCCACCGCATACTACGGCTACATCTGGGCCGACGTATTGACAGCGGACGCCTCGGAAGCATTCGCCGAAGCTGAAGGCGGTTTCTACGACAAGGAATTAGCCGACAAATTGGTGAAATACCTCTTCGCTCCAAGAAACTCTATGGATCCGGCCGAAGCTTACCGACTCTTCAGAGGTCGTGACGCTAAGATCGAAGCGCTTATGCGTGACCGTGGGTTTCCGGTAGCGGTACAGTAA